A stretch of Streptococcus chenjunshii DNA encodes these proteins:
- a CDS encoding ABC transporter ATP-binding protein — MNYIWSYLKNYPKWLIADFFGALLFVVVNLGLPTALAQMINQGITAGNRSAIYFWAGVMFVIVVLGVVGRITIAYSAGRLTTTMIRDMRNDMYDKLQEYSHHEYEKIGVSSLVTRMTSDAFVLMQFAEMSLRMGLMTPLMMISSVIMILVTSPSLAWIVAVAVPFLIWVVIYVAFKTRPLSERQQKTLDKINQYVRENLTGLRVIRAFAREDFQEQRFASKNEQYETISNRLFKLTGLTEPLFVQIIIAMIVVIVWFALAPLAQGTLKIGDLVAFIEYSFHALFSFLMFANLFTMYPRMAVSSKRIQEAMNLPISIDPNEGGVTETETKGYLEFHNVTFAYPGETESPVLHNINFKAKPGETVAFIGSTGSGKSSLVNLIPRFYDVTLGKILVDGVDVRDYNLKALRQKIGFIPQRALLFTGTIEENLKYGKESATLEELDNAADIAQAKEFIESREERFATHLAEAGSNLSGGQKQRLSIARAVVKEPEIYIFDDSFSALDYKTDAQLRARLRDVTGQSTVLIVAQRVGTIMDADQIIVLDEGEIVGRGTHEELMQSNKIYREIASSQLNTSM, encoded by the coding sequence ATGAATTATATTTGGTCTTATTTGAAAAATTATCCTAAGTGGTTAATTGCGGATTTTTTTGGTGCCCTCTTATTTGTTGTGGTCAATCTGGGACTGCCGACAGCTTTGGCGCAGATGATTAATCAAGGAATTACTGCAGGCAATCGCTCTGCTATCTATTTTTGGGCCGGCGTCATGTTTGTCATTGTGGTTTTAGGTGTTGTCGGACGAATTACAATAGCTTATTCAGCAGGGCGGCTGACGACTACCATGATTCGCGATATGCGCAATGATATGTATGATAAGCTGCAGGAGTATTCTCACCATGAATATGAAAAAATCGGTGTCTCTTCTCTAGTTACCCGAATGACTAGTGATGCTTTTGTTTTGATGCAGTTTGCAGAGATGTCTCTCCGCATGGGACTGATGACACCTTTAATGATGATTTCAAGTGTTATTATGATTTTAGTAACCAGCCCTTCTTTAGCTTGGATTGTAGCAGTAGCGGTTCCCTTTTTGATTTGGGTTGTCATCTATGTTGCCTTTAAGACGCGGCCGCTCTCTGAAAGACAGCAAAAAACATTGGATAAGATCAACCAATACGTCAGAGAAAATTTGACTGGGCTTCGTGTTATTCGGGCCTTCGCGCGTGAAGATTTTCAGGAGCAACGTTTTGCTTCAAAAAACGAACAGTATGAAACCATTTCAAATCGGCTTTTCAAACTGACCGGTTTAACAGAGCCATTATTTGTACAGATAATTATTGCTATGATTGTTGTCATTGTTTGGTTTGCGCTTGCTCCGTTAGCTCAGGGAACTCTCAAAATCGGTGATTTAGTTGCTTTTATTGAATATAGTTTCCATGCTCTTTTTTCCTTTTTGATGTTTGCTAATCTTTTTACCATGTATCCGCGGATGGCTGTTTCCAGCAAAAGGATTCAGGAGGCGATGAATCTGCCTATCTCCATCGATCCGAATGAAGGAGGCGTTACTGAAACAGAGACCAAGGGCTATTTGGAATTTCATAATGTGACCTTTGCTTATCCTGGCGAAACAGAGAGTCCTGTACTTCATAATATCAATTTCAAAGCTAAACCTGGTGAAACTGTTGCATTTATCGGAAGCACAGGGTCAGGGAAGTCGTCTTTGGTTAATTTAATACCGCGTTTTTATGATGTTACCCTTGGTAAAATTTTAGTTGACGGGGTTGATGTCCGAGATTACAATTTGAAAGCTTTGCGGCAAAAAATCGGTTTTATTCCGCAAAGGGCGCTTTTATTTACCGGAACGATTGAAGAAAACCTGAAGTACGGTAAAGAAAGTGCAACACTGGAAGAATTGGATAATGCGGCCGATATAGCTCAGGCTAAAGAGTTTATCGAAAGCCGTGAAGAACGGTTTGCGACTCACCTGGCAGAGGCAGGGAGCAATCTGTCCGGCGGACAGAAACAGCGGTTGTCTATTGCAAGAGCCGTTGTCAAAGAGCCGGAAATATATATTTTTGATGACTCTTTTTCAGCCTTGGACTATAAGACAGATGCGCAGCTGCGTGCCCGTCTGAGAGATGTTACAGGACAGAGTACAGTCCTTATTGTGGCACAGCGTGTCGGAACAATTATGGATGCCGATCAAATTATCGTTCTTGATGAAGGGGAAATTGTCGGCCGCGGCACACACGAGGAACTGATGCAGAGCAATAAGATTTATCGGGAAATTGCCAGCTCGCAGCTCAATACAAGTATGTAA